In Horticoccus luteus, the following proteins share a genomic window:
- a CDS encoding UTP--glucose-1-phosphate uridylyltransferase: MSQSIIDAFTRAGQGHVFAFFPELGPDAQQKLLAEAAEIDLAEVERLNRTLVRTDGAAPVVSLEHLAPAPYEALPEHGGDPVAWAAARREGEAALRAGRVAAFTVAGGQGTRLGYDGPKGTFPVTPVKQKPLFQVFAEKLRAAGERYGRPLHWFIMTSHQNHAATEAFFTEHRHFGLDAARVHFFRQGRMPAVDLDGKILLEGKSTIAMSPDGHGGSMRALERSGALDVMASEGIDTLSYFQVDNPLVHCIDPTFIGWHRQRGSEMSSKMVPKAYPEEKLGHFCVQDGRLVVIEYSDLPMSLQRETDPATGQLRFVAGSIAIHVIDREFARRMARPASGSDGELPFHRANKKIATIDAAGQPVKPEKPNGVKFELFVFDALPFARDPLVIETRRADDFSPVKNAEGVDSPESCRNDQLRQWARWLKAAGTPVATDESGLPKVVFEISPLFADDEQAFVAAWSKLSPRPAVVDGLYLGPAE; this comes from the coding sequence ATGAGCCAATCCATCATCGACGCCTTTACCCGAGCGGGGCAGGGGCACGTGTTTGCATTTTTCCCCGAACTCGGGCCCGACGCACAGCAAAAGCTGCTGGCGGAAGCAGCGGAGATCGATCTGGCGGAAGTCGAGCGGTTGAACCGCACGCTGGTGCGGACGGACGGTGCGGCGCCGGTGGTCTCGCTGGAGCACCTCGCGCCGGCGCCTTACGAAGCGCTGCCGGAACACGGGGGCGATCCTGTGGCGTGGGCCGCGGCGCGGCGTGAGGGTGAGGCGGCGTTGCGCGCCGGTCGGGTGGCGGCGTTTACGGTCGCGGGCGGGCAAGGCACGCGGCTGGGATACGATGGACCCAAGGGCACGTTCCCGGTGACGCCGGTGAAGCAAAAGCCGCTGTTTCAGGTTTTCGCCGAGAAGTTGCGCGCGGCCGGGGAGCGGTATGGCCGGCCGTTGCACTGGTTCATCATGACGAGTCACCAGAACCACGCGGCGACGGAGGCGTTTTTCACGGAGCATCGTCACTTCGGACTCGACGCGGCCCGCGTGCATTTTTTCCGGCAGGGCCGGATGCCGGCCGTGGACCTCGACGGGAAGATTTTGCTCGAAGGCAAATCGACGATTGCGATGTCGCCCGATGGCCATGGCGGTTCGATGCGCGCGCTCGAACGGAGCGGTGCGCTCGACGTGATGGCGAGCGAGGGCATCGACACGCTGAGTTATTTCCAGGTCGATAATCCGCTCGTGCACTGCATCGATCCGACGTTCATCGGCTGGCACCGGCAGCGCGGCTCGGAGATGTCGAGCAAGATGGTGCCGAAAGCGTATCCCGAGGAGAAATTGGGCCATTTCTGCGTGCAGGATGGCCGGCTCGTGGTGATCGAATACTCGGATCTGCCGATGAGCCTGCAACGCGAGACCGATCCGGCGACCGGCCAGTTGCGGTTTGTAGCGGGGAGCATCGCGATCCACGTGATCGACCGCGAGTTTGCCCGGCGCATGGCGCGTCCGGCGAGTGGGAGTGATGGAGAGCTCCCTTTTCACCGGGCGAATAAAAAAATCGCCACGATCGATGCGGCGGGGCAACCGGTGAAACCGGAAAAGCCCAACGGCGTGAAGTTCGAATTGTTCGTCTTCGATGCGCTGCCGTTTGCGCGCGATCCGCTCGTGATCGAGACGCGCCGGGCGGACGATTTTTCGCCAGTGAAAAACGCCGAGGGCGTCGATTCGCCGGAGTCTTGTCGCAACGATCAGTTGCGGCAATGGGCGCGCTGGCTCAAAGCCGCGGGCACGCCGGTGGCGACTGACGAGTCGGGGCTGCCGAAGGTGGTTTTCGAGATCTCCCCGCTGTTCGCCGACGATGAGCAGGCGTTTGTCGCCGCGTGGTCGAAGCTGTCGCCGCGGCCGGCGGTGGTCGACGGGCTTTACCTCGGGCCGGCCGAGTAG
- a CDS encoding FtsB family cell division protein, translating into MNLRRFIFTVYLGAFFALAAAAGVFFWQTRAEYDRLRQQQVESQRRLQDLEQRLAEQEKVLERLRTDPAYVEKVIRQQLGYAKPDEYIFRFPP; encoded by the coding sequence GTGAACCTTCGTCGCTTCATTTTTACCGTTTATCTGGGCGCTTTTTTTGCGCTGGCGGCGGCGGCGGGCGTGTTTTTCTGGCAGACCCGCGCGGAGTATGACCGGTTGCGTCAGCAGCAAGTGGAGAGTCAGCGGCGGTTGCAGGATTTGGAACAAAGGCTCGCGGAGCAGGAAAAAGTATTGGAGCGACTGCGCACCGATCCGGCTTACGTGGAGAAAGTCATCCGCCAGCAGCTCGGCTACGCGAAGCCCGACGAATACATCTTCCGTTTTCCGCCATGA
- a CDS encoding 4a-hydroxytetrahydrobiopterin dehydratase: protein MNTPLSSADVQTALKDLPGWKIEGDALTKTITFGSFRAAMSFMVRAGFEAEAMNHHPEWTNVYNRLTIRLNTHDAGDKVTAKDVALARTMEKINWEK from the coding sequence ATGAACACACCCTTGAGCTCAGCGGACGTGCAAACGGCATTGAAAGACTTGCCTGGTTGGAAAATCGAGGGCGATGCCCTGACGAAGACGATCACGTTTGGCAGTTTTCGGGCGGCGATGTCATTCATGGTGCGCGCGGGATTCGAGGCGGAGGCCATGAATCACCACCCGGAATGGACCAACGTTTACAATCGGTTGACCATTCGCCTCAACACCCACGATGCGGGCGACAAGGTGACCGCAAAGGATGTCGCGTTGGCGCGGACGATGGAGAAAATCAACTGGGAGAAGTAA
- a CDS encoding isoprenyl transferase: MPPDRPDSARPSPPDAGRIPQHIAIIMDGNGRWAKQRGLPRIEGHRRGVETVRTITFAARDLGVRMLTLYAFSAENWRRPQDEVGALMMLLEFYLKRELANFIANRVRLRTIGRTEELPPGVRTVLAHAVEQTKHFSDYTLVLALNYGSRSEVMDAARAYAAAIAAGREKLNDDSWSTFSRYLYSADLPDPDLVIRTSGETRLSNFLLLQAAYSELIFTPVLWPDFSKTDLAAAVDEYGRRERRYGRTSEQLSPAASK; encoded by the coding sequence ATGCCTCCTGACCGTCCTGACTCCGCCCGGCCCTCCCCGCCCGACGCCGGCCGCATCCCGCAGCACATCGCTATCATCATGGATGGCAACGGTCGCTGGGCCAAACAGCGCGGCCTCCCCCGCATCGAAGGCCATCGCCGCGGCGTCGAGACCGTGCGCACCATCACCTTCGCCGCCCGCGATCTCGGCGTGCGCATGCTGACCCTCTACGCATTCTCCGCCGAAAACTGGCGCCGCCCGCAGGACGAGGTCGGCGCGTTGATGATGCTGCTCGAATTCTATCTGAAACGCGAACTCGCCAACTTCATCGCGAACCGCGTGCGCCTGCGCACCATCGGCCGCACCGAAGAACTGCCTCCGGGCGTGCGCACCGTCCTCGCTCACGCGGTGGAGCAAACCAAACACTTCTCGGACTATACGCTGGTGCTGGCTCTCAACTACGGCTCCCGTTCCGAAGTGATGGATGCCGCGCGCGCCTACGCCGCCGCCATCGCCGCCGGCCGCGAGAAACTCAACGACGACTCATGGTCGACCTTCAGTCGCTACCTTTACTCCGCGGATCTGCCGGATCCCGATCTCGTGATCCGCACCTCCGGCGAGACGCGCCTGAGCAATTTCCTTCTCCTGCAAGCCGCGTATTCGGAGCTCATTTTCACCCCCGTGCTCTGGCCCGACTTCAGCAAGACCGACCTCGCTGCCGCCGTCGATGAGTATGGCCGCCGCGAACGCCGCTACGGCCGCACGAGCGAGCAGCTCTCTCCCGCCGCTTCGAAATAA
- a CDS encoding phosphatidate cytidylyltransferase has protein sequence MAKRIVSTVLLWLFVFGVLWWFRTGGALLLIALLSVLTLREFYQLLAGAGQKPFVKLGLVFGLLITLAPWLELRFALPFEHTLAAAVIVFAIRILGERDATQRVEALGATLFGLVYVALMFQYLVRIVLPLPGDTVGATGRLLLFLWLVAVAKFCDVGALLSGMAFGRHKMSPGISPKKTWEGAIGGVIIAMGVGAFVAWLARDYFPPRMTPLHAALFAAPLAVVGIVSDLVESVIKRRAAIKDSGSVIPGIGGMFDVSDSLILTAPLGYLLFGLR, from the coding sequence ATGGCCAAACGCATCGTCAGCACCGTCCTTCTCTGGCTGTTCGTTTTCGGCGTGCTCTGGTGGTTTCGCACCGGCGGCGCCCTGCTCCTGATCGCGCTCCTGTCCGTCCTCACGCTGCGTGAGTTTTATCAGTTGCTCGCCGGCGCGGGCCAAAAACCCTTCGTCAAACTCGGCCTGGTCTTCGGCCTGCTCATCACGCTCGCGCCATGGCTGGAGTTGCGCTTCGCCCTGCCCTTCGAACACACGCTCGCCGCCGCCGTCATCGTCTTCGCGATTCGCATCCTCGGCGAACGCGACGCCACCCAGCGCGTCGAAGCGCTCGGCGCGACCCTCTTCGGCCTCGTTTACGTGGCGTTGATGTTCCAATACCTCGTCCGCATCGTCCTGCCGTTGCCCGGCGACACCGTGGGCGCCACCGGCCGCTTGCTCCTCTTTCTCTGGCTCGTCGCCGTCGCAAAGTTCTGCGATGTGGGCGCGCTCCTCAGCGGCATGGCGTTCGGCCGGCACAAAATGTCGCCCGGGATCAGCCCCAAGAAAACCTGGGAAGGCGCGATCGGCGGCGTCATCATCGCGATGGGCGTCGGCGCCTTTGTCGCCTGGCTCGCCCGCGACTACTTCCCGCCGCGCATGACCCCGCTTCACGCCGCCCTTTTCGCCGCCCCCCTTGCCGTTGTCGGCATTGTCTCGGATCTCGTGGAATCCGTCATCAAACGCCGCGCGGCCATCAAGGACTCCGGTTCTGTCATCCCCGGCATCGGCGGGATGTTCGACGTCAGCGACAGTCTTATCCTCACGGCGCCGCTCGGTTACCTGCTTTTCGGACTGCGCTAA
- the dxr gene encoding 1-deoxy-D-xylulose-5-phosphate reductoisomerase, translating to MGSTSPSPPRKKRLVLLGATGSIGTNTLRVLRAHPDKLELVGIAGHSNWAKLAAIATEFRVPHVGIFDDASFNTARAEISAFPAGTALHHGLDGLNALATLPDADVVLVAVVGTTGLAPALAALAAGKDLALASKEILVLAGKFVMAAAREHGAALLPVDSEHNAVFQCLAGHPGSAVRRIVLTASGGAFRDWPADQLARATPADALRHPNWSMGPKITVDSATLANKGLELMEAKWLFNLQPAQCQAVLHAQSIVHCLVEFFDGTMLAQLSPPSMTFPIQHALLHPERRAGVEPPLDLARLFSLDFRPVDESRFPLLRIAREAMEAGGVAPAVYNAANEIAVAAFLQGRIPFLAIPPVVEQSLGLISPADPVDLASVLAVDADARRIAAEQLRRYSL from the coding sequence ATGGGCTCCACTTCACCTTCTCCCCCGCGCAAAAAGCGCCTCGTCCTCCTCGGCGCCACTGGCTCCATCGGCACGAACACGCTCCGCGTCCTCCGCGCCCATCCCGACAAGCTCGAACTCGTCGGCATCGCCGGTCATAGCAACTGGGCCAAACTCGCCGCCATCGCCACGGAGTTTCGTGTGCCCCACGTCGGCATCTTTGACGACGCCAGCTTCAACACCGCCCGCGCCGAGATTTCCGCGTTTCCCGCCGGCACCGCCCTCCATCACGGTCTCGACGGCCTGAACGCCCTCGCGACCCTGCCTGACGCCGATGTCGTCCTCGTCGCCGTCGTCGGCACCACCGGCTTGGCGCCCGCGCTTGCCGCCTTGGCCGCCGGCAAGGATCTCGCCCTCGCCTCCAAGGAAATTCTCGTCCTCGCCGGCAAGTTCGTCATGGCCGCCGCCCGCGAACACGGCGCCGCGCTCCTCCCCGTCGACAGCGAACACAACGCCGTTTTTCAATGCCTCGCCGGCCATCCGGGATCCGCCGTGCGCCGCATTGTGCTCACCGCTTCCGGCGGCGCATTTCGCGATTGGCCCGCGGATCAACTCGCCCGTGCCACTCCTGCCGACGCCTTGCGCCATCCCAACTGGTCGATGGGCCCCAAGATCACCGTCGATTCCGCCACCCTCGCCAACAAGGGCCTGGAGCTCATGGAGGCCAAGTGGCTCTTCAACCTGCAACCCGCGCAATGTCAGGCCGTCCTGCATGCGCAAAGCATCGTCCATTGCCTCGTCGAGTTTTTCGACGGCACCATGCTCGCCCAGCTTTCGCCGCCTTCGATGACGTTTCCCATCCAGCATGCCCTGCTGCACCCGGAGCGTCGCGCCGGCGTCGAACCGCCCCTCGATCTCGCCCGCCTGTTTTCCCTGGATTTCCGTCCGGTGGATGAATCCCGTTTCCCCCTTTTGCGGATCGCCCGCGAGGCGATGGAAGCCGGTGGCGTTGCTCCCGCCGTTTATAATGCGGCCAATGAAATCGCAGTCGCCGCGTTCCTCCAAGGTCGCATTCCCTTCCTTGCGATTCCCCCGGTCGTTGAGCAATCTCTGGGGTTAATCTCACCCGCCGACCCGGTTGACCTCGCCAGTGTGCTCGCCGTCGACGCCGACGCGCGCCGCATCGCCGCCGAGCAACTGCGCCGGTATTCCCTCTGA
- the rseP gene encoding RIP metalloprotease RseP produces MSSDLFTSLLSNVWSIFLVIVFFGGSIFVHELGHFLLARLRGVKVARFSIGFGPKIFSWLGRDGVEYRLSWLPLGGYVSLPQLADLRAIEGESPAAETLPPVGYLSKMLVFVAGATFNVIFAFLLACIIWGIGQPTSSETASTRIGYVAAQLDLPDKTKVVSPAAAAGLQIGDVIRRIDGKRINDWSDVEETIVTGTGRTAEDRPKVVFTIERNGVTQDVTLYPRLAGDESFRRVGISPGYELLVHQVAPGSLGEQAGFKPGDEIISLDHRTILNIATYQDTLTKAAGQTIEARVKRDGHPVTLSVPPVTLAKDQPLLGLTLTTGFALAHPSPIAQIWDQARMAFRSVWSLINPHSDIGLSKVAGPVGIVRIFHSAAEAGIRSVLMFTILVNVNLAIFNLLPIPVLDGGQMLFATIARIRGRALPVNFIMGAQSAFIVLLFSMILYVSFFDVRRIVRDARTDHVEAAASSAP; encoded by the coding sequence GTGTCCTCCGACCTCTTCACCTCCCTTTTGTCCAACGTCTGGTCCATCTTCCTCGTCATCGTATTTTTCGGCGGGTCGATCTTCGTGCACGAGCTCGGGCATTTCCTGCTCGCCCGGCTCCGCGGAGTGAAAGTAGCCCGGTTCTCCATCGGGTTCGGTCCCAAGATCTTTTCCTGGCTGGGCCGCGATGGCGTGGAATATCGCCTCTCCTGGCTCCCTTTGGGCGGCTATGTTTCCCTGCCGCAATTGGCGGATCTGCGCGCGATCGAGGGCGAGTCGCCCGCCGCGGAGACCCTGCCTCCCGTGGGCTACCTCAGCAAGATGCTGGTCTTTGTCGCCGGAGCGACCTTCAACGTCATCTTCGCGTTCCTGCTCGCTTGCATCATTTGGGGCATCGGCCAGCCCACCAGCAGCGAGACGGCCAGCACCCGCATTGGCTACGTCGCCGCTCAGCTCGACCTGCCCGACAAGACGAAAGTCGTGAGCCCGGCCGCCGCCGCCGGCCTCCAGATCGGTGACGTGATCCGCCGCATCGATGGTAAACGCATCAACGACTGGTCCGACGTGGAGGAAACCATCGTCACCGGCACCGGCCGCACAGCGGAGGACCGCCCGAAAGTTGTTTTCACCATCGAACGCAATGGCGTGACCCAGGACGTCACGCTCTACCCCCGCCTCGCCGGCGATGAAAGCTTCCGTCGCGTCGGCATTTCGCCCGGTTACGAACTCCTCGTGCATCAAGTCGCGCCCGGCAGCCTGGGCGAACAGGCCGGGTTCAAGCCCGGCGACGAAATCATCTCCCTGGATCATCGCACCATTCTGAACATCGCGACCTATCAGGATACGCTCACGAAGGCCGCCGGGCAGACGATCGAAGCGCGCGTTAAACGCGACGGACATCCCGTCACGTTGAGCGTGCCCCCGGTCACGCTCGCGAAAGACCAGCCGCTGCTCGGCCTCACGCTTACCACCGGCTTCGCGCTCGCGCACCCTTCGCCCATCGCTCAAATCTGGGATCAGGCGCGCATGGCCTTCCGCAGCGTCTGGAGCTTGATCAACCCGCACTCCGACATCGGACTTTCCAAAGTCGCCGGCCCCGTCGGCATCGTGCGGATTTTTCACAGCGCAGCCGAGGCCGGCATTCGCTCTGTCCTGATGTTTACGATCCTCGTGAACGTGAACCTCGCGATCTTCAACCTCCTGCCCATTCCCGTGCTCGACGGCGGACAAATGCTGTTTGCCACGATCGCGCGCATTCGCGGTCGTGCGCTCCCGGTCAACTTCATCATGGGCGCGCAAAGCGCGTTTATCGTCCTGCTCTTCTCCATGATCCTTTACGTGAGCTTTTTCGACGTTCGCCGCATCGTGCGCGATGCCCGCACGGATCACGTTGAAGCGGCCGCCTCCTCCGCGCCGTAA
- the ispG gene encoding (E)-4-hydroxy-3-methylbut-2-enyl-diphosphate synthase — protein MAYCVSRFQTVRRPTHEVMVGTVGVGGTHPIRIQSMTTSDTQDVAATVRQSIALAEVGCEIVRITAPNIQAARCLRDIRREFSAAGFSAVPLVADIHFLPQAAMEAVEHVEKIRVNPGNYADKKKFAVREYSDADYDHELQRLHDAFSPLVLRCQALGRAIRIGTNHGSLSDRIMNRYGDTPLGMVESALEFLRIAESHSFRQIILSMKASNPKVMIQAYRLLVERMQQENMHYPLHLGVTEAGDGEDGRIKSAIGIGSLLLDGLGDTIRVSLTEDSVYEVPVAQAIARKAMSLWQPSPSAPVAAHDSIDPYHFTRRETRLLHLGERVTIGPEQPPAVVVRAPSVATLDATRVQLAAARLQDTPAEGLLVPVASAAELAALKPAADTFLILELAAAITVEDLTAAASHLPAGTVLLRVFSALESARLTAFARYSREHQFVLAAEITPDDFDAVSETLRELGDRGFLFTLPATPAGSAHALGAYRRVAENLRRIGSRAPLWIRNTVGSAVQPEPAFLSRLLEASILTGGLLCDGLGDLLSIETEADPARATKLAYNVLQGAGARISKTEFVACPSCGRTLFDLQTTTQRIRAQTGHLKGVKIAIMGCIVNGPGEMADADFGYVGGAPGKINLYVGKNCVQYNIPQDQADARLIALIKEHGKWQDAPVVSAFP, from the coding sequence ATGGCGTATTGCGTTTCTCGATTCCAAACCGTCCGTCGACCGACCCATGAAGTGATGGTCGGGACCGTCGGTGTGGGCGGCACTCATCCCATTCGCATCCAGTCGATGACCACGAGCGACACGCAGGATGTCGCCGCGACGGTCCGCCAGTCGATCGCGCTCGCGGAGGTCGGCTGCGAGATAGTGCGCATCACCGCACCCAATATCCAGGCCGCCCGCTGCCTGCGCGACATCCGGCGGGAGTTTTCCGCCGCCGGCTTCAGCGCCGTGCCCCTCGTGGCGGATATCCATTTTCTCCCGCAGGCGGCGATGGAGGCAGTGGAGCACGTGGAAAAAATTCGCGTCAATCCCGGCAATTATGCGGACAAGAAAAAATTCGCGGTGCGCGAATATTCCGACGCCGACTACGATCACGAACTCCAACGCCTGCACGATGCGTTTTCGCCCCTCGTCCTGCGGTGCCAAGCGCTCGGACGCGCCATCCGCATCGGCACGAATCATGGCTCGCTGAGTGATCGCATCATGAACCGTTACGGCGACACGCCGCTCGGCATGGTCGAGAGCGCGCTGGAGTTTCTCCGCATCGCCGAGTCGCACTCCTTCCGCCAGATCATACTCTCGATGAAAGCCTCGAATCCGAAAGTGATGATTCAGGCGTATCGCTTGCTCGTCGAACGCATGCAGCAGGAAAACATGCATTACCCGCTGCACCTCGGCGTCACCGAAGCGGGCGACGGCGAAGACGGCCGGATCAAGAGCGCCATCGGCATCGGCTCGCTGCTCCTCGACGGCTTGGGCGACACCATCCGCGTCTCCTTGACCGAAGATTCGGTTTACGAAGTGCCCGTGGCCCAAGCCATCGCGCGCAAGGCCATGAGCCTCTGGCAACCATCGCCCTCCGCGCCCGTCGCTGCGCACGACTCCATCGATCCTTACCATTTTACGCGCCGCGAGACTCGTTTGTTGCACCTGGGCGAGCGCGTCACCATCGGCCCCGAGCAACCGCCCGCTGTCGTCGTTCGCGCTCCCTCCGTCGCCACGCTTGACGCCACTCGCGTCCAACTTGCCGCCGCCCGCCTGCAAGACACGCCGGCCGAAGGCCTCCTCGTGCCCGTCGCGTCGGCGGCAGAACTTGCCGCGCTCAAACCCGCCGCGGACACCTTTCTCATTCTCGAACTCGCGGCGGCCATCACCGTGGAGGATTTGACTGCCGCCGCGTCTCACCTGCCCGCCGGCACAGTGCTGCTGCGTGTTTTCTCCGCCCTCGAGAGCGCGCGACTCACGGCCTTCGCCCGCTATTCGCGCGAGCACCAATTCGTTCTCGCCGCCGAGATCACCCCGGACGATTTCGACGCCGTCAGCGAGACCTTGCGCGAGTTGGGCGATCGCGGATTTCTCTTCACGTTGCCGGCCACGCCGGCCGGTTCGGCCCACGCTCTGGGAGCTTACCGCCGCGTGGCTGAAAACCTGCGCCGCATCGGCTCCCGCGCGCCCCTCTGGATTCGCAACACCGTCGGCAGCGCCGTGCAGCCGGAACCGGCGTTTCTTTCCCGCCTCTTGGAAGCGAGCATTCTCACCGGTGGGCTGCTCTGCGATGGCCTTGGCGATCTCCTCAGCATCGAGACCGAAGCCGACCCGGCGCGCGCGACGAAACTCGCCTACAACGTCCTTCAAGGCGCCGGCGCTCGCATCTCAAAAACCGAATTCGTGGCGTGTCCCAGTTGCGGCCGCACGCTCTTCGATCTGCAAACGACGACCCAGCGAATCCGCGCCCAAACCGGCCACCTCAAAGGCGTGAAAATCGCCATCATGGGGTGCATCGTGAACGGCCCGGGTGAAATGGCCGACGCCGATTTCGGCTACGTCGGCGGCGCACCCGGCAAAATCAATCTCTACGTCGGCAAAAACTGCGTCCAATACAACATCCCTCAGGACCAAGCCGACGCGCGGCTCATCGCGCTGATCAAAGAGCACGGCAAGTGGCAGGACGCGCCCGTTGTATCAGCTTTTCCCTGA
- the dnaA gene encoding chromosomal replication initiator protein DnaA, with protein sequence MSSLSLSPSLWETVKCDFKELFPEEVFQMWFAPMSCLEASEDTLILGVPNDFAAIWIHDNYLDLITQRLRLTAGRMVNVSLRKIASAEHPVSPAAGAVAPEGTSRIKPAAPRRVRSDERGPASGKLNARNTFETYVVGSNNQMAHAAALAVAQAPAQAYNPLFLYGDTGLGKTHLMHAIGHAIVRSNPAARVAYLSTEGFTNDFIQALQENGLTKFRQRYRHADVLLLDDVQFLAGKERIQEEFFHTFNDLFESGKQIVLSSDRRASEIQKLEARLVSRFEWGLPADIQAPDYETRLAILRSKAAVLKFEPPPQILPFIAQHISKNIRRLEGALIKVASYASLTGKVLDLPTTETLLQDILMEQAQNILTIETIQKRVADHYQIRHSDMTSKRRPNNIAIPRQIAMYLARTLTKHSLQEIGDAFGGRDHGTVIHACKAVDNMMDQDSSTRGSIDFLRAQLSR encoded by the coding sequence ATGTCCTCTCTTTCTCTGTCCCCGAGCCTGTGGGAAACCGTCAAATGCGACTTCAAAGAACTCTTCCCCGAGGAAGTGTTTCAGATGTGGTTCGCGCCCATGTCCTGCCTCGAGGCGAGCGAAGACACCCTCATTCTGGGCGTTCCCAACGATTTTGCGGCGATTTGGATCCACGACAACTACCTCGACCTCATCACGCAGCGCCTGCGGCTCACCGCCGGCCGGATGGTCAACGTCTCCCTTCGCAAAATCGCCTCCGCGGAGCACCCCGTCTCTCCCGCCGCTGGCGCCGTCGCCCCTGAAGGGACCTCTCGGATCAAACCGGCCGCTCCGCGCCGCGTCCGGTCCGACGAGCGCGGCCCGGCGAGCGGTAAGCTCAACGCGCGCAACACGTTCGAGACTTACGTCGTTGGATCCAACAACCAGATGGCTCACGCGGCGGCTCTCGCCGTGGCCCAAGCCCCCGCCCAAGCGTATAACCCCCTCTTCCTCTACGGCGACACCGGCCTCGGCAAGACGCACCTGATGCACGCCATCGGCCATGCCATCGTGCGGAGCAACCCCGCCGCCCGCGTCGCTTACCTGTCCACCGAAGGCTTCACCAACGACTTTATCCAAGCGTTGCAGGAAAACGGCCTCACCAAGTTCCGGCAGCGTTACCGCCATGCCGATGTGCTCCTCCTCGACGACGTGCAATTCCTCGCCGGCAAAGAGCGCATCCAGGAAGAATTCTTCCATACCTTTAACGACTTGTTCGAATCCGGTAAGCAGATCGTCCTCTCGAGCGACCGCCGGGCGAGCGAGATTCAGAAACTCGAAGCCCGCCTCGTATCCCGCTTCGAATGGGGTCTCCCGGCCGACATCCAGGCTCCCGATTACGAGACGCGCCTCGCCATTCTGCGCAGCAAAGCCGCCGTGCTGAAATTCGAACCGCCGCCGCAGATTCTTCCGTTCATTGCGCAACACATTTCCAAAAACATCCGCCGCCTCGAGGGCGCGTTGATCAAGGTCGCCAGCTACGCCTCGCTCACCGGCAAAGTGCTCGACCTGCCCACCACGGAAACGCTCCTGCAGGACATCCTCATGGAGCAGGCGCAGAATATTCTCACCATCGAGACGATTCAAAAACGCGTGGCCGATCACTACCAGATCCGCCACAGCGACATGACGAGCAAGCGCCGCCCCAACAACATCGCCATCCCCCGCCAGATCGCGATGTATCTCGCCCGCACGCTCACCAAGCATTCCCTGCAGGAAATCGGCGATGCCTTCGGCGGCCGCGATCACGGCACCGTGATTCACGCCTGCAAGGCCGTCGATAACATGATGGACCAGGATTCATCCACGCGCGGCAGCATCGACTTCCTGCGCGCCCAGCTTTCCCGCTGA
- the tsaD gene encoding tRNA (adenosine(37)-N6)-threonylcarbamoyltransferase complex transferase subunit TsaD yields the protein MILALESSCDETAVALFDATRGLAGEWVHTQIALHERHGGVVPDLATREHLRHFAPLIERAKATPEFAQVKQVAVTNGPGLAACLAIGVAAAKALALALRVPLIGVNHLRAHAWSPFIAAHAEAPATFEDRLAEWLPHLGLLVSGGNTLLFSIGRDRQIRVISSTRDDAAGEALDKGAKLLGLGYPGGPLIEQLAGGGEKAAFDFPRGIGRRDELDFSFSGVKTSLRYTIEKMAAEEVLARRADLCASYQQAVIDALLRKTRGALELNEYASVGLSGGVANNRTLRTAAEALARGRRLEFFAAQPKHTGDNAGMIAFAAWLDEGADRSAGWDLSISPGAELTAG from the coding sequence ATGATCCTCGCGTTGGAGAGTTCCTGCGACGAGACCGCAGTGGCATTGTTCGATGCCACGCGGGGTTTGGCGGGGGAGTGGGTGCACACGCAGATCGCGTTGCACGAGCGGCACGGCGGCGTGGTGCCGGACTTGGCGACGCGCGAACACTTGCGCCACTTCGCGCCGTTGATCGAGCGTGCGAAGGCGACGCCGGAGTTTGCCCAGGTGAAACAGGTCGCGGTGACGAATGGGCCGGGGCTCGCGGCCTGCCTGGCGATTGGCGTCGCGGCCGCGAAGGCCCTTGCGCTGGCGTTGCGGGTGCCGCTGATCGGCGTGAATCACCTGCGGGCGCACGCTTGGTCGCCTTTCATCGCCGCGCATGCTGAGGCCCCGGCGACCTTTGAGGACAGATTGGCAGAGTGGTTGCCGCATCTCGGCCTGCTGGTGTCGGGGGGGAACACGCTGCTCTTTTCGATCGGCCGGGACCGCCAGATTCGGGTCATCTCCTCGACGCGCGATGATGCGGCGGGCGAGGCGCTGGACAAGGGGGCGAAGCTGCTTGGGCTGGGCTATCCGGGCGGGCCGTTGATCGAACAACTGGCCGGCGGCGGGGAAAAAGCGGCGTTCGATTTTCCGCGCGGGATCGGGCGGCGCGACGAATTGGATTTCAGTTTTTCGGGCGTGAAGACGAGTTTGCGTTACACGATTGAAAAGATGGCGGCGGAGGAGGTGTTGGCGCGTCGGGCGGACTTGTGCGCGAGCTACCAGCAGGCGGTCATCGATGCGCTGTTGCGGAAAACGCGGGGCGCGCTGGAACTAAACGAATACGCGAGCGTGGGGTTGTCGGGCGGCGTGGCCAACAATCGCACGTTGCGCACGGCGGCGGAGGCGTTGGCCCGCGGGCGGCGGTTGGAGTTTTTCGCGGCGCAACCGAAGCACACGGGTGACAACGCCGGAATGATCGCGTTCGCCGCATGGCTCGACGAGGGAGCGGATCGGAGTGCGGGTTGGGATCTGTCGATTTCGCCCGGTGCGGAGTTGACCGCAGGATAA